The sequence CGACCGGCTCCTGCCCGATGTGAGTGCCCTCATCCCACAGCTCCACCATCCGCCGTCGAGCAGCAGCGTGATCTTCATCACCGGTCCCAGCCGCACCGCCGATATTGAACAAACGCTCACGGTCGGTGTGCACGGGCCGAAAGAACTGCATGTTCTGCTGCTCGAGTGAACCGTTTGCCAAGCGATGATGTCGAACTTTCAGGACTGTGAGAGAGCCGGACGCCAGGGAGCACGAATTTTTTCTCAGGGGGAGAAACAGGCGCAAGGACGTCGCATCAGAGGATGATGCGGTCATTGCCGACGCGACACGTGATGCGCAATTGATCGAGGTATTCCAGCAGGGGAATGGCGTATTTCCGGCTCACGCCGGTGATCTGCTTGAAGGTTCCGACATCGAGCGTGGGGGTGAGTGCTTTTCGCGCCCGGATTTGCTCGATGAGAGTTTGAATGACCTGAGCATCGAACGTATGCTCGCCGATGCGCACCCAGGTCCCTCGCTGCACGAGCAAGCGATGGAGTTGTTGAGCGAGCGTCGGCGGGATGCCCAGCGCTTGAGCTGCTTCTTCCAGAGTGGGGGGCTGAAGCCCGGCCTCGCGAAACAGAGTCACGAGGCGTCGCTCGGCGTCGGCCTCAGGCCCGGACAATCGAACCTGATGTGAGGCCAGACGAACGCTCTCTCGCTCAGCTCGAAACTCCGGTTCTCTGAGCAAAACCGACAGCAGAGCAGACGACAGAGACTCCGGAAGATCGCCGAGCACTTTCTCCCGCACCAGGTTCCGGGGCGCTCCTTCTTCCAGCGGATTCTTGCGGTGATACTCTTCCAGGTACCGCTGCAACAGGCGCCTGGTCTCCTCGTAAGCAGAACAGGAGAGAAAATGGCGGGGACGAGCCGGAAGTTCGACGATGCGCCGCTGAGCCACAAGCTCTGCCAGCGTTGATTCCAGTCGAGACTCGGTGAAGTCAGTGAGGGCGGCAAGCTGTGCCAGGCTCATTCCATGCTCCCCTGGGTGAGTGATCCACACGACCAGGCGGTCCTCGACAGTGCTCGTCTCCAATGCCTGGAGTTGATCAACAACGGGATTCACGACGCCCGGTCGGAAGGGACGGTGCTTCTCCGCCTGGGGATGAAGGACAACGCCTCCGCCAATGGTCACCGGGGGAGAGTAACGCCGAACAATGAACCGATCTCCGGCAACAGCGCACGTTGGCGATTCCAGCCGAAGCTGAACCAATGCCGATTCGCCGGGGCGCACCGCCTCGCGATCGAGCATCACGACGCGGGCCAGCAACTCCGCCGTTCCCAGGTGGCACCGCACGCGGGTTCGCGTGGTGATGGCTTGAGGAGCGGTGGGAAGAAGCTCCAGGCGG is a genomic window of Blastocatellia bacterium containing:
- a CDS encoding LUD domain-containing protein; the encoded protein is MSALIPQLHHPPSSSSVIFITGPSRTADIEQTLTVGVHGPKELHVLLLE
- the selB gene encoding selenocysteine-specific translation elongation factor is translated as MKHIIVGTAGHIDHGKTALIKALTGIDTDRLKEEKERGITIDIGFAHLHHGGVRFGFVDVPGHERFVKNMLAGAHGIDLVMLVVAATESVMPQTREHFDICRLLRVKSGLVVITKIDLVDEEMIELVAEDIRELVAGSFLEQAPVVRVSSRTGEGIEELKETLVALAASVPEKTIEAVARLPIDRVFTLRGFGTVVTGTLIAGQFSPGQEVEILPRGRRATIRGIQVHGQSVERARAGERTALNLQGVAVEDLQRGDVVVPVGRFRPTSMIDARLELLPTAPQAITTRTRVRCHLGTAELLARVVMLDREAVRPGESALVQLRLESPTCAVAGDRFIVRRYSPPVTIGGGVVLHPQAEKHRPFRPGVVNPVVDQLQALETSTVEDRLVVWITHPGEHGMSLAQLAALTDFTESRLESTLAELVAQRRIVELPARPRHFLSCSAYEETRRLLQRYLEEYHRKNPLEEGAPRNLVREKVLGDLPESLSSALLSVLLREPEFRAERESVRLASHQVRLSGPEADAERRLVTLFREAGLQPPTLEEAAQALGIPPTLAQQLHRLLVQRGTWVRIGEHTFDAQVIQTLIEQIRARKALTPTLDVGTFKQITGVSRKYAIPLLEYLDQLRITCRVGNDRIIL